One genomic segment of Tripterygium wilfordii isolate XIE 37 chromosome 9, ASM1340144v1, whole genome shotgun sequence includes these proteins:
- the LOC120006127 gene encoding pre-mRNA-splicing factor CWC25 homolog has product MALKFLNKKGWHTGSLRNIENVWKAEQKHDQEQKKLEELRKQIREERERSEFRLLQEQAGLVPKQERLDFLYDSGLSVGRGAGSSDKGGVGVAFKAAEEALSSKPASTDASASNKQAPVLGALFEDKPQSANDAWRKLHSDPLLMIRQREQESLARIKNNPVQMAIIRKSVETTEQKETQNKKERRKKHQRSSSRHHRSSSPRKDSDSGHITIEREKGSKTGDYKSSKYNDHHGRARLSLADESSEGEHENKNKDYKTSKYREQSANGPSHLMRARRSDDHDAVSRGRNSKHEEYSTRKDRVSTSSYGAESFSPLAKPPRGPHYKRRDGNSRPTDEERAARLLEMQMDGELHEEQRWKRLKKAEEDDSREASRADTSGSRSFLDAAHRSVYGAGKGGSSSIEESVRRRTHYSQGRSEAGEGNAFRR; this is encoded by the exons ATGGCGCTGAAGTTTCTAAACAAGAAAGGATGGCACACGGGGAGTCTGAGGAACATCGAGAACGTGTGGAAGGCAGAGCAGAAACACGATCAGGAGcagaagaagttggaggagCTCCGGAAGCAGATTCGCGAGGAGAGGGAGCGCTCTGAGTTTCGTCTTCTCCAGGAGCAAGCTGGTCTCGTTCC TAAGCAGGAGCGATTGGATTTTCTGTATGATTCCGGCCTTTCCGTAGGTAGGGGCGCTGGTAGCTCTGATAAGGGCGGTGTAGGAGTAGCTTTCAAGGCTGCCGAAGAAGCCCTCTCATCGAAGCCTGCCAGCACCGATGCTAGTGCATCCAACAAGCAGGCACCTGTGCTCGGTGCTTTATTCGAGGACAAGCCTCAGTCTGCCAACGATGCCTGGCGCAAGCTCCATTCTGATCCTCTGCTTATGATTAGGCAGCGTGAGCAAGAATCGCTCGCCCGTATCAAGAACAATCCTGTACAGATGGCTATCATTCGCAAGTCT GTTGAAACAACTGAACAGAAGGAAActcaaaataaaaaggaaagacGAAAGAAGCACCAACGTAGTAGTTCAAGGCATCATAGAAGCTCGTCACCAAGAAAAGATTCAGATTCAGGACATATCACTATAGAAAGGGAGAAAGGAAGCAAGACTGGAGATTACAAGAGTTCTAAGTACAATGATCATCATGGTAGAGCTCGATTGAGTTTGGCAGATGAATCTAGTGAAGGAgagcatgaaaacaaaaataaggatTACAAGACTTCAAAATACAGAGAGCAGTCTGCTAATGGCCCATCACACCTGATGAGAGCTAGGAGAAGTGATGACCATGATGCTGTTAGCAGGGGTCGTAACTCAAAGCATGAAGAATATTCTACCAGAAAGGATAGAGTAAGCACAAGTTCTTATGGAGCAGAGTCCTTTTCTCCCTTGGCAAAACCCCCACGTGGACCGCATTATAAGCGCAGGGATGGTAATTCCAGACCTACTGATGAAGAGCGAGCCGCTAGGCTGCTGGAGATGCAAATGGACGGTGAGTTGCACGAAGAGCAAAGATGGAAACGTTTGAAGAAGGCTGAGGAGGATGATTCACGAGAAGCTTCTCGAGCAGACACATCTGGTTCAAGGAGCTTTTTGGATGCTGCCCACAGAAGTGTGTATGGTGCTGGGAAGGGAGGAAGCTCATCAATAGAAGAAAGTGTACGTCGCAGAACACATTACTCGCAGGGAAGGTCTGAAGCAGGTGAAGGCAATGCCTTTAGGAGATGA